In Jaculus jaculus isolate mJacJac1 chromosome 11, mJacJac1.mat.Y.cur, whole genome shotgun sequence, the following proteins share a genomic window:
- the LOC101603748 gene encoding sperm motility kinase 2B-like: MSQAEETLWSQYEDLGLIGMGAFSKVRKARHRLTGVVVAIKALEKQRRIYAVVLEVEVMKMLDHPNTPSLFQIVDTKDTIYLVMELCHRDLMEHIYWNGCLQEDEARQIFKQILDAISYCHSHGIVHQDIKPDNIMVDDRGKVTVIDFGLATRFLPGQMLTRYCGAYKYMPPEAILRQSYDGPKKDMWSLGVLLFFMVTRTMPFNAKTLTELKEEIVKGDYQFPQALSEELKDLIRLLLTVDPERRPTTAEVINHPWLEQGQGGSDSRPPLPRQPDTNIISAMEFMRFDADDIVEALRERRYDRTMATYLLLKYQARCRVGDQAEDKPVCPGTTPFPTPTDRAAFPVAPKMRHPAPVFRTLSSGLAAQEQPDDGPQAEPKEIRTASLPNLHISWPKKKPSAKQSPPCPHPADISDRATEPSNRGLRGRLKALRSRIQGCLRRLFHRRHLHLFRKRVSPQQAADIQEDDEAPVSQEDTSMCIPCVCGRRGKVRPS, encoded by the coding sequence ATGTCTCAGGCCGAGGAGACCCTCTGGTCTCAGTATGAGGACCTCGGCCTCATCGGCATGGGGGCCTTCTCGAAGGTCCGAAAGGCTCGCCACCGCTTAACAGGAGTCGTGGTGGCCATCAAGGCCCTGGAGAAGCAGCGGAGGATTTACGCGGTTGTCCTGGAGGTGGAAGTAATGAAGATGCTCGACCACCCGAACACCCCGTCGCTCTTTCAGATAGTTGACACGAAAGACACCATCTACCTGGTCATGGAGCTGTGCCACAGAGACCTGATGGAGCACATCTACTGGAACGGCTGCTTGCAGGAGGACGAGGCCCGGCAGATTTTCAAACAAATCTTAGACGCCATCTCTTATTGCCACAGCCACGGAATTGTACATCAAGACATCAAACCAGATAACATCATGGTGGATGACAGGGGCAAAGTCACAGTCATAGACTTCGGCCTGGCCACCAGGTTTTTGCCAGGACAAATGCTCACCAGGTACTGTGGGGCATACAAGTACATGCCTCCAGAAGCTATCCTGAGACAATCATACGACGGCCCTAAAAAGGACATGTGGTCTTTGGGGGTCCTTCTTTTCTTTATGGTAACCAGGACCATGCCTTTTAACGCGAAGACACTTACGGAACTCAAAGAGGAGATCGTCAAAGGGGATTACCAGTTCCCTCAAGCCCTCTCAGAAGAATTAAAGGACCTCATTAGGCTTTTACTCACTGTAGATCCAGAACGGAGGCCAACCACAGCAGAAGTGATCAACCACCCTTGGCTCGAGCAGGGCCAAGGGGGTTCAGACAGTCGTCCACCACTCCCCAGACAACCGGACACGAACATCATATCCGCCATGGAGTTCATGAGATTTGATGCAGACGACATCGTCGAAGCTCTCCGGGAACGTAGGTACGACAGAACGATGGCTACGTATCTTTTGCTCAAATACCAAGCACGGTGCAGGGTGGGGGACCAGGCTGAAGACAAGCCTGTCTGCCCGGGAACAACgcctttccccacccccactgacCGTGCCGCCTTCCCCGTGGCCCCCAAGATGAGACACCCCGCGCCTGTGTTTCGGACACTGTCCTCGGGGTTAGCGGCCCAGGAGCAGCCTGACGATGGGCCGCAGGCGGAGCCTAAGGAGATCAGGACTGCCAGTCTACCCAACCTGCACATCTCCTGGCCCAAGAAGAAGCCCAGTGCCAAGCAGAGTCCCCCGTGTCCTCACCCGGCGGACATTTCTGACAGGGCCACGGAGCCCTCGAACCGGGGCCTGCGCGGCCGCTTGAAGGCCTTGCGCAGCAGGATCCAAGGCTGCCTGCGGAGACTGTTCCACCGCAGGCACCTCCACCTCTTCCGGAAGCGCGTGTCCCCCCAGCAAGCGGCGGATATCCAGGAAGACGACGAAGCCCCTGTCAGCCAAGAAGACACGAGCATGTGCATTCCGTGTGTGTGTGGCCGAAGAGGCAAGGTCCGACCCTCCTGA